The following are encoded in a window of Dioscorea cayenensis subsp. rotundata cultivar TDr96_F1 chromosome 16, TDr96_F1_v2_PseudoChromosome.rev07_lg8_w22 25.fasta, whole genome shotgun sequence genomic DNA:
- the LOC120278487 gene encoding uncharacterized protein LOC120278487, with product MALKCLEVPLDVDIKNGGHVMVLDLPLVGKVGLSVDLIMIDAHLICSLDFSCDSGYQVTYIVKGSSHVQVVGINDKHKLETRIRACCLSAAPRFFVADSGGILQHYSKKMEKLFRFKRSSDEIFFVPPVDHAGNFETKRLAIRFMSSASDLEILNKA from the exons ATGGCTTTAAAATGCTTGGAGGTACCTCTAGATGTTGACATTAAGAATGGTGGTCATGTCATGGTTCTAGACCTTCCTCTCGTTGGCAAAGTTGGCCTTAGTGTTGATCTCATTATGATTGACGCTCACTTAATATGCTCTCTCGACTTTTCTTGTGACTCTGGCTACCAAGTAACCTACATTGTCAAGGGCAGTAGCCATGTCCAGGTTGTCGGCATCAATGATAAGCACAAGCTGGAGACCAGAATCAGGGCTTGCTGTCTATCCGCCGCCCCCAGGTTCTTCGTTGCTGATTCTGGAGGCATCCTTCAACACTATTCtaaaaaaatggagaagctTTTCAGGTTCAAGAGGTCTTCAGATGAAATTTTCTTTGTTCCTCC GGTTGATCATGCTGGTAATTTTGAAACCAAGAGGCTCGCAATTAGATTCATGTCATCTGCATCTGACTTGGAAATTCTCAATAAGGCCTAA
- the LOC120279360 gene encoding putative per-hexamer repeat protein 5 yields MMPFHKSLAAAFLGLCLLLASIGKIESREARKDLGLDLGGGLGLGIGVGVGVGVGGGAGSGSGSGSGSGSGSGSGSGAGSYAGSGAGSYAGSGAGSSSGSGHGSGQGSGRGSGSGSGSGYGEGNGQGSGSGSGYGEGHGYGSGYGGGNN; encoded by the coding sequence ATGATGCCATTTCATAAGAGTTTAGCTGCAGCTTTTCTCGGGTTATGTCTCTTACTTGCATCAATAGGTAAAATTGAAAGTAGGGAAGCAAGGAAGGACTTAGGCTTAGACTTGGGTGGTGGCCTTGGCCTTGGTATTGGTGTTGGGGTTGGAGTTGGTGTTGGAGGAGGAGCTGGCTCTGGGTCTGGATCCGGTTCGGGGTCAGGTTCGGGCTCAGGGTCAGGCTCTGGAGCTGGATCATATGCAGGTTCAGGAGCTGGATCATATGCTGGATCTGGTGCTGGGTCAAGTTCTGGCTCAGGTCATGGTTCAGGTCAGGGAAGCGGTCGTGGATCGGGTTCTGGTTCTGGTTCTGGTTACGGGGAAGGTAATGGACAAGGCTCAGGTTCAGGCTCAGGCTATGGAGAAGGCCATGGATATGGTTCGGGCTACGGTGGTGGTAACAACTGA